From the genome of Callithrix jacchus isolate 240 chromosome 7, calJac240_pri, whole genome shotgun sequence, one region includes:
- the TRIM63 gene encoding E3 ubiquitin-protein ligase TRIM63 produces the protein MDYKSSLIQDGNPMENLEKQLICPICLEMFTKPVVILPCQHNLCRKCANDIFQASNPYWTSRGSSVSMSGGRFRCPTCRHEVIMDRHGVYGLQRNLLVENIIDIYKQECSSRPLQKGSHPMCKEHEDEKINIYCLTCEVPTCSMCKVFGIHKACEVAPLQSVFQGQKTELNNCISMLVAGNDRVQTIITQLEESCRVTKENSHQVKEELSQKFDTLYAILDEKKSELLQRITQEQEEKLSFIEALIQQYQEQLDKSTKLVETAIQSLDEPGGATFLLTAKQLIKSIVEASKGCQLGKTEQGFENMDCFTLDLEYIADALRAIDFGTDEEEEEFTEGQEEEESTEGKEEGHQ, from the exons ATGGATTATAAGTCGAGCCTGATCCAGGATGGGAACCCCATGGAGAACTTGGAGAAGCAGCTGATCTGCCCTATCTGCCTCGAGATGTTTACCAAGCCAGTGGTCATCTTGCCGTGCCAGCACAACCTGTGCCGGAAGTGTGCCAACGACATCTTCCAG GCATCAAATCCCTACTGGACCAGCCGGGGCAGCTCAGTGTCCATGTCTGGAGGCCGTTTCCGCTGCCCCACCTGCCGCCACGAGGTGATCATGGATCGTCACGGAGTGTATGGCCTGCAGAGGAACCTGCTGGTGGAGAACATCATCGACATCTACAAACAGGAGTGCTCCAG TCGGCCGCTGCAGAAGGGAAGTCACCCCATGTGCAAGGAGCACGAAGATGAGAAAATCAACATCTACTGTCTCACATGTGAGGTGCCCACCTGCTCCATGTGCAAGGTGTTTGGGATCCATAAGGCCTGCGAGGTGGCCCCACTGCAGAGTGTCTTCCAGGGACAAAAG ACTGAGCTGAATAACTGTATCTCCATGTTGGTGGCGGGGAATGACCGCGTGCAGACCATCATCACTCAACTGGAGGAGTCCTGTCGAGTGACCAAG GAGAACAGTCACCAGGTAAAGGAAGAGCTGAGCCAGAAGTTTGACACACTGTACGCCATCCTGGATGAGAAGAAAAGTGAGTTGCTGCAGCGGATCACTCAGGAGCAGGAAGAAAAGCTCAGCTTCATTGAGGCCCTCATCCAGCAGTACCAGGAGCAGCTCGACAAGTCCACGAAGCTGGTGGAGACTGCCATCCAGTCCCTGGACGAGCCTGGGGGAGCCACCTTCCTCTTG ACTGCCAAGCAACTCATCAAAAG CATTGTGGAAGCTTCCAAGGGCTGCCAGTTGGGGAAGACAGAGCAGGGCTTTGAGAACATGGACTGCTTTACTTTGGATTTAGAGTACATAGCAGACGCCCTGAGAGCCATCGACTTTGGGACAG